The following are from one region of the Stigmatella ashevillena genome:
- a CDS encoding 3-dehydroquinate synthase II: MDGMNVNSMNDVTTMEKRERIRLERIDGDRNRIEEASSLIVWFDTAGLSTPKDCEGMLERVINLDYTGAVLYPDNLAALAPVLPARMLKVFHVQQLADLERLRSLPQAGQEFIVASPDAQLLEKAAAMGFKTCYRAYVDDGASLHQSIQEGVHHAFLMIRFRDPTNIPLELVIASLQATHTVLIKEINSPTDVDDAIVTLGVMEVGAEGVMFSPRSHEALSEFVSRLGRLNCSLVKIDVATLVRSTPIGMGYRSCIDTSTLFSPTEGILVGSTSQGGLLCCPEVFFLPYMELRPFRVNAGAVHSYVYNFGNRTDYMSELRAGAPVMLVDRSGNARRASVGRMKTEVRPLRLIEAEFQTGERVNVIMQDDWHVRIFSDEAKPLNITELRPGDKVLGHVAKPGRHVGIKVDEHIIET; encoded by the coding sequence ATGGACGGAATGAACGTGAACAGCATGAACGATGTCACCACCATGGAGAAGCGCGAGCGCATTCGGCTCGAGCGCATCGATGGAGACCGCAACCGCATCGAGGAAGCCAGTTCTCTCATCGTCTGGTTCGATACCGCTGGCCTGTCTACTCCGAAGGACTGTGAGGGCATGCTCGAGCGGGTGATCAATCTGGACTACACCGGGGCCGTCCTCTACCCTGACAATCTGGCCGCGCTCGCGCCCGTTCTCCCGGCGCGCATGCTCAAAGTCTTCCATGTCCAGCAACTCGCGGACCTGGAGCGGCTGCGGTCCCTGCCTCAGGCCGGCCAGGAGTTCATCGTGGCCAGCCCGGACGCGCAACTGCTGGAAAAAGCCGCGGCGATGGGCTTCAAGACCTGTTACCGGGCCTACGTGGATGACGGTGCAAGCCTGCATCAGTCCATCCAGGAGGGCGTCCACCACGCTTTCCTGATGATCCGCTTCCGCGACCCCACGAACATTCCCCTGGAGCTGGTCATCGCCTCGCTCCAGGCCACGCACACTGTGCTCATCAAGGAGATCAACTCTCCCACGGATGTGGATGACGCAATCGTCACCCTGGGCGTGATGGAGGTAGGAGCGGAGGGTGTCATGTTCTCCCCGCGCTCTCACGAGGCGCTGAGCGAGTTTGTCTCGCGGCTCGGTCGGCTGAATTGCTCCTTGGTGAAGATCGATGTCGCCACCCTGGTGCGGAGTACGCCCATTGGAATGGGCTATCGCAGCTGCATCGACACCTCGACGCTCTTCTCTCCCACCGAGGGGATCCTGGTAGGCTCCACGTCTCAGGGCGGGTTGCTGTGCTGCCCAGAGGTCTTCTTCCTGCCGTACATGGAGCTGCGCCCCTTCCGGGTGAACGCCGGGGCGGTCCACAGCTACGTCTACAACTTCGGCAACCGCACGGACTACATGAGTGAGCTGCGGGCGGGCGCTCCCGTGATGCTCGTGGACCGCTCCGGAAACGCGCGCAGAGCCAGCGTCGGCCGCATGAAGACGGAGGTCCGCCCCTTGCGCCTCATCGAGGCGGAGTTCCAGACCGGTGAGCGCGTCAACGTAATCATGCAGGACGACTGGCATGTCCGGATCTTCTCGGATGAGGCCAAGCCGCTGAACATCACCGAACTGCGGCCCGGGGACAAGGTGCTCGGCCACGTGGCCAAGCCCGGCAGGCACGTGGGCATCAAAGTCGACGAGCACATCATCGAGACCTGA
- a CDS encoding class I fructose-bisphosphate aldolase: MSGIAKKIRWSRFVDRRHGRGIIVPIDHGLSIGPVEGLNSPSQVARWIEHPGITGIIAHKGMVERLGSQDLLRGIGIMVHLNGMMSLASAPDRKERLTSVEAALRLGADAVSVQLNFDGTNDAHNLVQLGAVVDEAQRYGLPVLTMLYDKIPCAERETGIKRLRHLMRACVELGTDALKLAAPEELSLMPMLLEGIREHTAVFFAGGAVRSEEEMLLMAQEVVNCGATGLCVGRNIFQRPSALATLTRLQEVVLGSSSTMQASPPTWPLSATNARVRWSAPVEEVVK, encoded by the coding sequence ATGAGTGGAATTGCCAAGAAGATCCGCTGGTCACGCTTCGTGGACCGGCGGCATGGACGGGGAATCATCGTTCCCATCGATCATGGGCTCTCCATCGGCCCCGTGGAGGGGCTGAACAGCCCCTCACAAGTCGCCCGCTGGATCGAACACCCGGGTATCACGGGTATCATCGCCCACAAGGGCATGGTGGAGCGTCTCGGAAGCCAGGACCTGCTGCGCGGAATCGGCATCATGGTTCATCTCAATGGAATGATGTCGCTGGCTTCGGCACCAGACCGGAAGGAAAGGCTGACGTCCGTGGAGGCCGCGCTCCGGCTGGGGGCAGATGCCGTCTCCGTGCAGCTCAACTTCGACGGGACCAACGATGCCCATAACCTGGTCCAGTTGGGAGCCGTGGTGGACGAAGCCCAGCGCTACGGCCTGCCCGTCCTGACCATGCTTTATGACAAGATTCCCTGCGCTGAGAGGGAAACGGGCATAAAGCGGCTTCGGCACTTGATGCGTGCCTGCGTGGAACTGGGAACAGATGCCCTCAAGCTGGCCGCGCCGGAAGAGCTCTCGCTCATGCCCATGCTGCTCGAGGGCATCCGGGAACACACCGCAGTCTTCTTCGCAGGCGGGGCCGTTCGCTCGGAGGAAGAGATGCTCCTGATGGCCCAAGAGGTGGTGAACTGCGGGGCCACAGGCTTGTGCGTGGGACGAAACATCTTCCAGCGGCCATCCGCCCTCGCCACGCTCACTCGGTTGCAGGAAGTCGTGCTGGGAAGCTCCAGCACGATGCAGGCGAGTCCACCCACATGGCCACTCTCCGCCACCAATGCCCGCGTCCGATGGTCCGCCCCTGTGGAGGAGGTGGTGAAATGA